In Eremothecium gossypii ATCC 10895 chromosome V, complete sequence, the genomic stretch ATCCATGAATATATTTCCGACTTCACAAGTGTCGTTCACGCAGTCGACAAATGTGAAAAACTCCTGTACCGTTGCATTGTATGTCAGTATGATCCGGAGGAACTTCTGCAAACGAGTCCTCTGAAACATAGAAACTGTATGGCCTCTCTTTATGCTATCCTCGGGAGTAACATTTTCAGTATACTCCATAGATAGTTCTAGGCCTGGCACCAATGATGCATTGCTACCGCATGACGGCTCCACAGATACCTCTGGTGTAAAGTGGACAGTATCGTTTTCGGGTACTAATTTTGAGTCAGTAATCGTAAGATTACCGAGGGTGTCAACATCATCTGCACTCGGGCTGCGCTTCCTTCCGAAAATCGAGAGAAACCCCCAATTGGGCTCAGGAACACCGTCTGTTGGAATTGAAATAAGAGAAGGTGTGGACTTGTTTGTGGCCATGCTTTGGCTGGTGAGATCGCTAATTTGCTGAATATCTCCCATAATGCTGGATGAGAGGGAATTGAAATCAAAACCATCTATTAGCGTATAGTCCTTTGTTCCGGGCATCTCGGGTGAGCTGGGTAAAGGCTTATCGTAAGGCAGAGGCTTTTCTACGTGTGCCTTCACACCCCACTTTTCGTTTGCCTCTCGAAGTTTCGTTATAAGGTTCGCAAATGAGCCCGCAGCGCTTGGCGTTTGAGTCATCGTAAGGCGGAATATGTGTGTTATTTTGTCTTTCTCGGTAACGGACGAGGAATACTTCAGCTCCGGTGGGGCCAGAAGCTTGCGCTTTTTGGACTGCGTGCTGGGCAGACTTTCCTGGCTGCAGTTCTTGAGTTGCGACACACCCCTTCCGCCGTAGCTATAACGTTTCGAAGGATCCGCGTGATCTTCAGACGAATTCGTCAGGTTCGACACTTGCGAGTTGTTTGAGTACATCGAAAGCAGTTCACCTGACTCCACATCCAAACTGTCAGAACACAACATTTCCTCTGTGCGAGATCGCATTCCTCTGGTACTAGCATGTCCCTGGGAAGGCAATGCCGAGGTGCTAGATGAGTGTGTATGGTATGAGCTGAGTTTTGAAATAATCGAGTGCCACGCTGAGGGCGTAGATTGCGAGCTTGCCACATGTTCATTATTATCATCATTACTATGCCAGCTGGACCTACGGCTAACCCCTTGTTTTTCTTCATTCATCTTTTCTCTAACCTTTTTGTCTGCCAATATCAAGGCGGCTCTGCTGACCATTTCATCAAAAACATCAAATGGGTACTTTCCCTTCAGAAGTACTACAGAAGGCCTTACATTTGACAAGGTGCTGACCATAGGGAAAGATGGGGGGATGACCGGCTGTTGCTGCGCAGTGTTTGCGTTCGTTTCATACTTTTTTCGCTCCTCAAGGATAAGGGCTTCTTCTGTAACTGGATTGTTTGATATTAGGGTCAATTTTTTATTACCGTTAAATGCCAAAATGTTTTTAATATCCATACAGTCTGTATCTACTGTTATTTTTTTGGAGAGATCTTTTGCAGACTCGTGAACCATCGATAAGTTGGTTCTTAGCAAGCTGGAATCAAGTTCATCATCAGGTACCACTCTGAACACAAGCAGTTTCATAAACAATATCCTGACGATGTGGAATTCCGTCTCGATGGCTAATCGA encodes the following:
- the AHK1 gene encoding Ahk1p (Syntenic homolog of Saccharomyces cerevisiae YDL073W); the encoded protein is MVESTGRDVGMLQSLQRFVTMISGGAAASNKNVAFFLRLNLLTQLRQLQSGPGGHEGRGQRDALVQWWITLLNYLNSDLNGGRHHTPAAETVSVALECISRVVTVLMPRAGDEARDFEIYAHHLLLTVHYITNRLVDNSKRRKVVAQNAQLPAAQIKATLLYVQAYNGLLRAFMGKVIAYAYMYLPAAMRYDVQVLRFLVGNVVAVPLTRNEVVPWKPVRFELEDEATSQQMSPKMVGNEEDLKIFQVMISYLQNDQVFSTFYWHYWYILLQLHLSAGQNGELQLGGCPGVLLLLDHVGNSLSRDLSKFAQYMRTQDLKEPSLAQGNSSAALATRLNNMPLTVASDKLNSFVYTKFQSVKIWECLRNLVGCFRRLTRTSADQLLHRLIQEHDVRLLEATSKIPAYDSVVGNLVYNKLLQFIVFQFAGSQPSFLQDLNWTGWIKGLEGMLCTLNSNCQSIALLCLFNIWDAIPTPQRRAIQDILLSDLWHRLAIETEFHIVRILFMKLLVFRVVPDDELDSSLLRTNLSMVHESAKDLSKKITVDTDCMDIKNILAFNGNKKLTLISNNPVTEEALILEERKKYETNANTAQQQPVIPPSFPMVSTLSNVRPSVVLLKGKYPFDVFDEMVSRAALILADKKVREKMNEEKQGVSRRSSWHSNDDNNEHVASSQSTPSAWHSIISKLSSYHTHSSSTSALPSQGHASTRGMRSRTEEMLCSDSLDVESGELLSMYSNNSQVSNLTNSSEDHADPSKRYSYGGRGVSQLKNCSQESLPSTQSKKRKLLAPPELKYSSSVTEKDKITHIFRLTMTQTPSAAGSFANLITKLREANEKWGVKAHVEKPLPYDKPLPSSPEMPGTKDYTLIDGFDFNSLSSSIMGDIQQISDLTSQSMATNKSTPSLISIPTDGVPEPNWGFLSIFGRKRSPSADDVDTLGNLTITDSKLVPENDTVHFTPEVSVEPSCGSNASLVPGLELSMEYTENVTPEDSIKRGHTVSMFQRTRLQKFLRIILTYNATVQEFFTFVDCVNDTCEVGNIFMDFDVGQQANRHLRPN